The genome window GAAATCGAATGGCTTCTCTACTGTACTAGAAGGGGATGTCTAAAGATGTTAAGGCATGGATTAAAGAATGTCCCACATGccaaaaatgcaaatataagaCTCTAGCCGAACCAGGATTGCTACAGCCACTACTAATACTAGACAGGGCCTAATCTTCTATTAGCATGGATTTCATCGAGGGACTTCCAAACACCAAAGAGAAATCTGTAATTTTGGTTGTGATTGATCGCCTTACTAAATTCGGACACTTCTTAGCCTTATCTCATCCCTATACAGCCATGACTGTGGCTCAGAAATACTTGAATCACATCTTCAAGATTTGTCAGCACTTTAGACCTTTTCAAGAGGGTGGGAACTAAGTTGCATCTCTCTACTGCATATCACCCTAAAACTGATGGGCAAACAGAAGTGTTAAACAGATGCTTAGAGGGATATTTGAGATGTATGACTGAAGAGACGCATGGTGATTGGCTCTTTTGGCTTCCTTTAGTAGAACAGTGGTATAACTCCACTCATCATTTGGCCATTCATACCACCCCATATGAAGCACTCTATGGTCAACCTCTCCCACATCATGTACCCTATTTAGCAGGAGCTTTTCCTATAATTATGTGGACAGGACCTTACAACAAAGGGAGACTGCTAGGAAAATGGTGTAATTCCGTTTAAAAAGAGCCCAGGATCGAATGAAACAATAGGCTGATAAACATAGAACTGAAAGACAATTTGAGGAAGGTGATTTTGTCTACCTAAGACTACAACCATATAGGCAACACTCGGTTAAAAGAAGATGGAACTAGAAGATATCTCCCAAGTATTTTATACCTTTTCTAGTAATAGCTCGGGTGGAAAAAGTTACTTACAGGCTACAGCTTCCTCCTGGTTCTAAAGTGCATCCCACCTTTCATGTCTCCCAACTTAAAAAGCATATAGGAGCAGCTCCTGTGCAGAATGTGCTGCCTGTTGTGGATGTTAGTGGAGCATGGATCAAAGAACCAGCTAGGATCTTAGATCGTCACATGGTACGAAAAGGGCATCAAGCAGCTCCTAAGGTTTTGGTAGAATGGGTTAATACATTTCCTGAGGATGCCAGATGTGAATCTTTCGAGCAGATCAAAGTCAAGTTTCCAAATTTTGATCCTTGAGGACAATGATTATTTTAGAGGGAAGTAATTGTTATGAGCTTAAAAGTTAAACAGTAGAACGGTGCGTTTTGGCTGTAAGTGAAACGGGGCGCATTGGAGTTCTAGTTTAAACGGGGTGCATTGGAGTTCTAGTTTAAACGTAACGTTTTGGAACTTAATGAAACGGAGCGTTTAGTCTGAGTCAGCTTATGTAATAACCAACTTTGGAAccattattttgtttgtttctttccttattttcttcTGTTGTCCTTTTAAACGAGTGTTGTAAACAGCAAAGCAGAATacgaaaattatgaaatttctctctctctctctctctctctctctctctttcttcttttccctACTTCATATTTTAAAGCTTATCAGGACATGTCTCCTTCGATGGTCGTCAATGTTATTCCTCGTTCCATAAACTTGGAATCTATTAGAACTTGGGACATGATCCAAACCTTCTTGGGGACTATATTGCTGAGGGTAGAAACTGCTAAAGGATTTTTAAGAGAGACaataatctctttttttttccacatATTTTCGAAGGGGTTCCATTTTCCACTTCACCCATTCTAATATGATTTACTGAACTTGTATAGTACGAATCGAAAAAAACTTTTGCCGAAGGGTTAAAACATACTACTGATCTACTTTATTTGTTGTTGCAAGATGGGGTGGAATCCTTCCATTAGGTTAATCCcccatttaatttcatataatatgaAGTCCAGCTAGGTATGTTTGTAGGCCTGAAAGACTATTATTGAATGGACAAGGTCGCAAATTTCTCTATTAAAAAGTCTTCTCGTGTGGAGTGGGGTGTTAGTGCATGCTggaataaaaaatgtaatgtgCAGTTGCTTGTTTCTGGTGAGGAAGCACGTCAAGTCACTTACTTCCTTGATCACTCccatttttgtgaaattaatcCTTTCGAAGTTTGCAAGTATTGCTTTAGTTAGATTTGAAGGGTTCTTTCTCTTGATCTAACTATTACTCCTAGATCGCCCATGAAGTTCGTTAACAGAGtaagtgtatatttatattttcacacACATTATTGGTCAAGAACTAAGCATATGCAGTAGAATTTCCAAATGTTGGTGCAGGGATCTTTACAGCACCTGTTGTCTTATTTGGAATGGTTAAGggtttttttaacaatttggtaaGAGAAGCTGAGAAGGAACGAGttgttttggctattcattGAGCAAAAATGGAGAAACTAGGGAAGAATGTTACCCCATGACCCAAAATTGAATGGTATTGTCTTTCTTTTGGCTTTAGTCTACATTCTTACTTCTTCATTTGGCAAGCTCAACTTCCTCATCTTGAGATTAGCAAATACCATTTTCATATGATAGAGCCCAGTTGGTTGTGTGTCCATAAGGGCATAGACAAAGGGCCCATGCctaactctcaaaataaatgctttcattatttaaatactttaaatcTAGCGTGGCTGCATAAAATCACTTGATATACTATGTAGtctttcctcttgatttttTGTAACTCACATCAATCTTGCTGATGCTCTGAGACAACTCTGCAACTGCTGAAGTGCACCATGAAATTTCTGCTAAATTGATCAAAGTTCATCTTCGACCCTAGTGCTACAGAGTACCGTAACTAACTTGCTGGTCCCTTAAGTGCAGTACGGAATATTTGGTGCTGAATGGAGTCTGGGACATTCCTAAGGTTGTGGATCGCTAGAAAGTGATTCAGGTCATTGACTCGATTAAATGAGCTATTGCAAATGTCTAATGAAAATTCTACTTTGGTTGGTACTAGTATTTGTCAAATAACAAGTGATAATAGATTATGCgctgcatctaaccatttagACTCATTCCAAATTGGTTGTTTGAGGCTCTTCAGCTCTTGCTTTAGGGCTGCAACTTGTTCTACAAGATAACCAGCTTTAAGCTAATAGTATTCGTCCTTTGCTACAATGATGGTTGTAATACACTCTGGGTTTTCTATGTGAAGGATCCATGGTAGAAGTCGAGCTTTCATTAGGTCTAGCACGTTTTTTGAGATGCGTagaggtgtttttttttttgtgtgtgtgtgtggatTTGAAAGAGTTGCTCTAatttcttttgcattttatCTAGTGATTTCTATTGCGCCTCGAATGCGTTTGATAGGAGCAGGATCTGCGATGCATATTATAAGTGGGATCGAGTTGCTGTGAAGCTGATGGTATTGTACTAGCTATGGATGATTGTTAGAATATCCATGAAAAACGACTAACATCTGGAGGATTGTATATGACTAGTAAAGTGCCTGCTCTCAAGATTACAAGATTGGTTGCAGCTGAGGAGGATTACCCGCTGCAGGTTTGAGCAACCGTGATACCTGATGAATGGACTTGGCGATGTAGATTAATGGTTATGCTGTATCCTTGGTAGGCCTTACCCAGCTAATGAAATAAGCTAACGATATTTCTGAGTAGACGGACTGTGGCACGAGATAGGTAGACAAGTAGATTATAGTATTTCCTACAATTGTATGGGAGGTGGATTTGTAGCCCGAGAAGCATTGGACAACTGAAGATGGTTGTTTGACAGGATAATCTTGGTTCAAGGGTTTGAGGACCGGTAATAGTTTGGCCAAATTGCTTGGCCGAAGAATCCATAGCTTTTACTTAAGGTTCCCACCGAGGATGCCAATTTGTTAAGATTGTTTTTAGTGAATTGGGTTGATGGGTTGAAATAATCAACAAAAGAAGAGGAAAGGGTCAAAGGACATCAGAGTTTTACCTCCAAAAAAGCTGTAATGAGTTATGGCTATTGTAAAAAAGGCAAAACAATATAATCTCTCTAAACTAATATAATAACAGATGCAACAAGCCTTGACTTGTATAGATCCATGATTAAAGCATTTGTTAGTCACTTAAATGGGTTTAAATTCTGTTATCCATTTTCCCATCTTCATTCTTGTATAAAAGCGTAGTAAAAGTTTCTTTGCACACAAAATatgtttaaacataattaaaataataaatatcaaagaaaataataacgAAATAATCGTTGGGGTTTCcttttatagtaataaatttagggataagtgaaaagtagaaataaattctctaaaataaaatttgacattgatATTAAGAAGATACGTGGTACAAATTATTTATACATAGCATGCAAGGATTAACAAGATCTCCTATTTAAGGTttcactaaataaaaaataaagtgaaacACAAATGACCGAATaatgttatttgtgaaaatacgTAAAGAAAATTTCTCTATTTGGATTGTGGTTTAGTGGGCTCCACTAAACCCTCCTCCTCTTTCTACTTTTCCtccaaaaccaaatttaaaaccaCCACCAACattaccaccaccaccaccaccaccatttCCACCTACTTTTCGTTGTCCTCCTATTTCGGCTTTTGCTTCTGCCTTTGCTTCAGCTTTTCCTTCGGCCTTTGCTTTGGCTTTTGCTTCGTTGTTTGCTTCGGTTTCAGCTTCGGCTTTTGCTTCGGCTTCAACTTCGGCTTTTGCTTCGGCTTCAGCTTTGGCTTCAGCTTCAGCTTTAGCATTTCCTTCAGCTTTAGcttcaccaccaccaccatttCCACCTACTTTTCCTTGTCCTCCTATTTTAGCTTTTGCTTTAGCCTTTGCTTCGGTGTTTGCTTCGGCCTTTGCTTCAGCTTTTGCTTCAGCTTCAGCTTCAGCTTCAGCCTTTCCTTCAGTTTTAGCTTTAGCTTCAGCTTTGGCTTCACTTTTAGCCTCAGCTTTAGCTTCAGCTTCAGCTTTAGCTTCTTCTTTAGATTTAGCTTTAGCTTCAGATTCAGCTTTAGCTTCATCTTTAACTTTAGCTTGAGCTTCATCTTCAGCTTTAACTTCATCTTTAGCTTTAGCTTGAGGTTGAGTTTCAGCTTTAGCTTTAGCTTCATCTTTACCACTTGCATTTGTATTACCACTACCATCTCCTCCACCTTGTCCTTTTACCCCACCGGAATCATTAGAGCTGTCACTTCCACCACTATTTCCATCGACCTTTCCCTGTCCTCCAAAATTTCCTTCAGCTTCAGCTTTACCTTTAACTTCATCTTTACCACTTGCATTTGTATTACCACTACCATCTCCTCCACCTTGTCCTTTTACCCCACCAGAATCATTAGAGCTGTCACTTCCACCACTATTTCCATCGACCTTTCCCTGTCCTCCAAAATTTCCTTTAACTTCAGCTTTACCTTTAGCTTCATCTTTACCACTTGCATTTGTATTACCACTACCATCTCCTCCACcttgtcctttttctttatcaCTTGCATCTGTATTACCACTACCATTTCCTCCACCTTGTCCTTTTACCCCACTAGAATCATTAGAACTATCACTTCCACCACTATTTCCATCGACCTTTCCCTGCCCTTCAAATTTTCCTTCAACTTTAGCTTTATCTTTAGCTTCATCTTTACCACTTGTATTTGTATTACCACTACTATCTCCTCCACCTTGTCCTTTTTGTTTACCACTTGTATCTGTATCACCACTACCATCTCCTCCACCTTGCCCTTTTACCTCAACGGAATTATTAGATCTGTCATTTCCACCACTATTTTCATCGACCTTTCCCTGTCCTCCAAATTTTCCTTCAACTTCACCTTTATTTTTAGCTTCATCTTTACCACTTGCATTTTTATTATCACTACCATCTCCTCCACTAGGTCCTTTTTCTTTACCACTTGCATCTGTATTACCACTACCATCTCCTCCACCTTGTCCTTTTACCCCACCAGAATCACTAGAGCTGTCACTTCCACCACTATTTTCATCGACCTTTCCCTGTCCTCCAAAATTTCCTCCATCTTTAGCTTTAGCTTTAGTTTCATCTTTACCACTTGCATCTATATTACCACTACCATCTCCTCCATCTTGTCCTTTTTCTCTACCACTTGCATCTATATTACCACTACCATCTCCTCTACcttgtcctttttctttaccaCTGGCATTTATATTACCCCTACCATCTCCTCCACCTTGTCGTTTTACCCCACCAGAATCACTAGAGCTGTCACTTCCACCACTATTTTCATCGACCTTTCCCTGTCCTCCAAAATTTCCTCCATCTTTAGCTTTAGCTTTAGCTTCATCTTTACCACTTGCGTCTATATTACCACTACCATCTCCTCTACCTTGTCCTTTTACCCCACTAGAACCACTAAAGTTGTCACTAGCTTTAGCATCACTACTCTTTGTTTCGCCAATACTACCACTTGTACTAGTTGCACCACTACCAACACCTTTGGCATGGCCTCCTGCCCCTCCACCAACACTAGCGCCACCACTTCCACCAAATCCTACTCTCATTCCACCTCTGAACCCAAACTTAAAACCGCCCCCACCAGCCATACCAGCATGTCCACTTGCAGTTGCATCTCCACCCTTTCCACCACTACCACTACCACCTCCTCCCCTTCCCCCTCCTCCTACACCAACAATGCTTCCACTTGCATCAGTACTACCACTTCTAACACCTCCACCAACAACATTAGTGCTGCTAGTTCCACCACTTTTTCCACCATCGTCTCCTTTCCCTCCTACTTTACCTTCAAAACCAACTTTATCTTTACCCTTACTAGTAGCACTAGCTTTGCCATCACTACCTTTTTCACCATTATAAGTACCACTTGCATCAGTATTACCATTGTCAACACTTCCACCATGCCCTCCCACCTTACCAGCATCACCAGTGTTACCACTTCCACCACTATTTCCACCAACTTCTCCTTGTCCTCCTACTTTACCTTCAAAACCAGCTTTACCCTCAATCTTATTAGTATCACTAACTTTTCCATCACTACTCTTTTCTCCATTAAGACTTGCACTTGTACTAGTTGCACCATTACCAACACCTCCGGCACGACCTCCTGCCTCTCCACCAACATTAGCGCCACCACTTCCACCAAGTCCTGCTCTCATTCCACCTCTAAACCCAAACTTAAAACCACCCCCACCAGTCATACCAGCATGGCCACCTATACCTACACCTCCATTTTTGTCACTGCTACTTGCACCACCATTACCACCACCTCCTCCCCATCCTCCTCCTCCTGCACCAACAATGTTTCCACTACTCTGGAATTCGCCTCCTACTCCAGCCTTTGCTCCTCCACCCCCATGGAAAGCTTTATCAGTTGTAGCAGCACCAGCAACGGCCTTCTCACCTTGATGTACAGTATGTGCACCAGCTACTATaggtaaaactgttaaagaccTCCTACTCCCTTTAGTTTTTAGCCTTTCTTTATAAACATGTGGATGGtgattttcatttccattaacATCATGATCATTAGCAATTGCAGGACCATTCAAAAAAAGAAGACacaaaataataactataaCAAAATACGTAAAATGACCCATCTTATTTAAAGGCATAGTTGGAACTTGACTTGAAATAATTGATTTCTAAGGTGAATATAActtcaatattttgaaaaatttctatctaaaactcttttgttttcttctgcTTTTGGTTGGTTTCCTTATTAATAAATGAAGAATATATAGTGGGAGCTTGAATCTATAAAGAGAATGAATAAAAGGTCAAGCGGAAAGCAAGGTAGTAAGAAATCGTTGCACCATTCACTCTAAATATATTGTAAACCACTCAACTTTTCAACTACATTTGTTCTAATTCTTTTCCTCAACCAACTATACAAAAATAGTACATACTTTTCcattaatattgaatttgattttatcaagaaatataaaagcaaataaagaaaaagtgtGTTTAGAGGATTCCATAATAGTTAAAGGATTCAACATTTAGCTTATGtttcattagtatttttatttaattaatttactcttcCATCCCAATAATATTTCCAaacatattttgtatatttattttattacatttacattgtttatttaattaatatttatttttatttatttgttcaattttgaaaaaataaatttaaagtttgaatttaattttcttttattaatggCGTTGAGGCAAGTTTTGAGAGTAGTGACTTGATAAGTTGATCAGTCACgaattacactattatttacatccttttttcacataattttagtttgtttagTAGTTAAATCAAGTCATTTTAGTACATATTCATGTTGTCATACTTGAAGTCGTAATTTATGCTTCTCAGTCGTTTTTAATTATACTTTAGATACTTAAATAAAGTTCCATGGTCTTGTAGGTCAAATCGGGAGTTAAAGATGTAAACTCGGGCTAAAACTATTGCCCATGTTGCGACATAAGACCACTAGTGTCGTAACACCGAAGACAGAAGAAATCAAGGGTGAAGCAGGGGCGACATCACGACGTGGAGGACAGGGATGTCGCGACGATGTGATGAATAACTTGGATAAATCAGTTTCGTTTTTGGTAGCCAATCATGGGTAGTAATTAATAACTAGGAATAGGCAAATCTGAATAACTTAACCTAGGGTTAGATTTGgtcttagttaatttaattagttttattatttttatcttaaattgGGGTTAGCACTACTAATTCATAACTATAtcatattagtaattatttttggtaattgaTTTAATAGTGATTTTCTTCAATCTACAATCCCTTGGTACAATCCTTAGAATACTTACCAAGAGTTCTATTGTAACAcatttatattacaatttgacttgtaCACTTGCAGCAACTGCACTTAACtcttatctttatatttttgcaCGATTTTACACTTTGGATGTTCGCACATAGGGAggcagtcaagttgttggcaccaTTACTGGGGATTACGACGgtgataattgttattaaatttatttttttgtaaaataatactAGTCGAAAGCCAAACAAGTTAGATAgtgttctaatttttatttttgtttcattatttttgttattttagttacCTTGTTGACTATTGAATCTAATCATGGATATGTTTGACGATGAAAAATACAAATGGTATAAAGGCAAGATATGGGATAAGTTGTACGATAACCAAGAATCAAGTTGGCTGAACAGAGTCTCAACAAACCAATGGAGTGATGACGATGGATGTGGAGAAAACGAGTATTCATATGAACCTCTTTTTGAGTCATATGACCAAGACAATGATATGTCCAAACGTTTAGACAAGCCTCTTGGTGATTCGTATGAGGTACCCTCATGCGAAACTAATAAGTCATCCAACTTCAAGCTATTATTGGACTTGTCAGATATGATGGCCCAAATAAGGAAGATGCTCCAACACATATCCGAGACATTGTCTCCAAGGGAAGAGGTCGTGCATGATATTCCCAACTTTGATCCCTAGGACCACGATATCATCATCCACCCTAAATTAGATGATAGACGTTAGCAAAAGTTTGGAATCGGATATCATGGGGATGAATTGAATATGGACGAAGTAGTCTCTAATCTAATTGACGTAGCAGTAGTCTTAGATTTAGTAGTAGCAATTGACACAGAGCTTAAATCGATTCTGAGTGAAAGTGTAAAGGAGTCGATACACTTTCTGGCCATAGTTGGGAGCTGCCAACCGAAGAAGTTGAAGAGTTCATTTTGCTCTCATTCGACGAAAGAGGAAAAGCTTGAGATACTGAAATTTCATGCAACATAGAGGTGAAAAAGCTCGAGGCAATAATACCCCGAAAAGAAATTTAGGGTTGGCTCGGATTTGGTACCAAATAACTTTtgtaacacacttatgaaaaaATCATTGGACGACTACGTATTAAGTAGTTTTTGTAATGGTATATATtaagggagagctcagtcatgatatTTTAGTAGAATAATTTCGTGACTAAATAATGTTACAAGTAATAGGAGGCaagctgaaacttaattataaattattttagcctTAATTAATAGGAGGCAAGCTCGACATAACCAAAAACGGATTGCATGTAGAGccaatgaatagaaatgaatgaaaaaaaagaagagaaatagaTTGCATGTATCACTGtctgattaaatgctaaaattacatattttatgtaattaaattggttaatttatgacagtgcaccactgatttttccatgtttatattgaattttgtgcaggggtGCAATTTGAGGTCAAAAGagaaacaattgggctagattgaagaaatgagCAAAGAAGGTgggccaaagcagaatttttccaagattaattagctgaaatttttgttgacttagtgggaaattatgtagggattttttatatcatggaatattttatttctttaattttctatggctagtggttcttaatttagcaaagtcactagtataaatagaggacTACACTGCTCATTTTATCATCAAGTCTTGAGTcattaatcaagtttttaattaccaagtttttttattaagtatCCATTTCAGCTTTAGGTCGGTGTTAACTTCGTCAAGAtacgtgagttacgaacccaagcaatttgactcctaaattctagtacttattatttcttcagattaagagtatgactttgtcaactcacaaagtcaaatcaacactaagtcaaaaaagatgTCCTTtgagttagtgtggttagacgtacagttggaattttGAAAGCATCGATTGTCTAATCgattttctgtgaacacattggcgtgccaagtggagattactgtttggttccgtcaagggaagtagtaaccggatttaaatgtcccacgcggttgagggcattggttcaAGCTAGGCTCCTCTAGAACACAAAGCTGCCGGAGTTTAAATTCACGAACGTTTCGTtagttgttcgatcggtaagggttagttataggacgttccataactaatttacacaagaaagagttggtgtccgaggcgtccttggtagctataactagcttattggaaaagaggagttcatctaatttcgaggatcggttcaaagacgaggaaaaaccCATGCCTGAAGCTGAGCTtagtttaattcatttttcttcagatttatttaactactttttattattttattttcaacttttactttttacacattttatttatttatttcaggtttcaaattttatctcccCGAACTTCTTGGGCACGAAaactgccccgacataaatctggtcaagagagcaacaatttgcagtaaacccagtctctgagggatcaaccctactccctatactgcttaaattgcaaattaggtgtaggtttatattggtggaatcGACACCCATCACTATCCTAAATAGATTAATGATATCacatgagggtaacacacttatgacaataCCATTGGAcgagtaagtattaaataacttttataatgGTATATAATATGGGAGAACTCAGCCACGATACTTTAGTTGAAAGAATTCGTGACTAAATAATGTTAATAGGCGACCagccaaaacttaattataaattatttaagccTTAATTAAATATGTCCAATtagtccctctgctagctcgaCATAACCAGAAAAGAATTACATGTAAAACcaattatttgaaatgaatgaaaatgatgaagtaATAAATAGATCATATGTATCACTATCTGCAATGAATgcgttttctcactaagtatagaaatgacttgtaaagtaattataattaaacaattgaagttcaagatgaaattaaattaattagtcaagatgaatttgttgaatacggaaattaaatatatttcctcatatATTCTATTATGGTAAAATTGTTATGACTTTAATAGAATTAGAAGATGGttgagaaaattgtttaattgagaaattaattaattaaattaaacgaataaatcatatttatattgggtaatagaaaataaatttgggtttgataaaattataagcATTGGACAAAAAGTCcaaaaaacacatataattggacccaatacatGAGAGACTCAAACTAGCCCTCATATAATATGTGAAAGGTGAAAACCCTAATATAATACAAGGGCATGCCACCACCACCTCT of Gossypium raimondii isolate GPD5lz chromosome 3, ASM2569854v1, whole genome shotgun sequence contains these proteins:
- the LOC128039834 gene encoding uncharacterized protein LOC128039834, producing the protein MVEVDGKASATSKGKDKVGFEGKVGGKGDDGGKSGGTSSTNVVGGGVRSGSTDASGSIVGVGGGGRGGGGSGSGGKGGDATASGHAGMAGGGGFKFGFRGGMRVGFGGSGGASVGGGAGGHAKGVGSGATSTSGSIGETKSSDAKASDNFSGSSGVKGQGRGDGSGNIDASGKDEAKAKAKDGGNFGGQGKVDENSGGSDSSSDSGGVKRQGGGDGRGNINASGKEKGQGRGDGSGNIDASGREKGQDGGDGSGNIDASGKDETKAKAKDGGNFGGQGKVDENSGGSDSSSDSGGVKGQGGGDGSGNTDASGKEKGPSGGDGSDNKNASGKDEAKNKGEVEGKFGGQGKVDENSGGNDRSNNSVEVKGQGGGDGSGDTDTSGKQKGQGGGDSSGNTNTSGKDEAKDKAKVEGKFEGQGKVDGNSGGSDSSNDSSGVKGQGGGNGSGNTDASDKEKGQGGGDGSGNTNASGKDEAKGKAEVKGNFGGQGKVDGNSGGSDSSNDSGGVKGQGGGDGSGNTNASGKDEVKGKAEAEGNFGGQGKVDGNSGGSDSSNDSGGVKGQGGGDGSGNTNASGKDEAKAKAETQPQAKAKDEVKAEDEAQAKVKDEAKAESEAKAKSKEEAKAEAEAKAEAKSEAKAEAKAKTEGKAEAEAEAEAKAEAKAEANTEAKAKAKAKIGGQGKVGGNGGGGEAKAEGNAKAEAEAKAEAEAKAEVEAEAKAEAETEANNEAKAKAKAEGKAEAKAEAKAEIGGQRKVGGNGGGGGGGNVGGGFKFGFGGKVERGGGFSGAH
- the LOC128039624 gene encoding uncharacterized serine-rich protein C215.13-like, whose protein sequence is MPSHLTSITSVTTSTTISTNFSLSSYFTFKTSFTLNLISITNFSITTLFSIKTCTCTSCTITNTSGTTSCLSTNISATTSTKSCSHSTSKPKLKTTPTSHTSMATYTYTSIFVTATCTTITTTSSPSSSSCTNNVSTTLEFASYSSLCSSTPMESFISCSSTSNGLLTLMYSMCTSYYRSNRELKM